Below is a genomic region from Biomphalaria glabrata chromosome 3, xgBioGlab47.1, whole genome shotgun sequence.
CACATATcagatagatctagtagctaTGTTGTGAGTAAATTCTTTATGATAACTAAAATCTAAATTCTAttttgatctagaatctagatctactctgaTATTAAGTTAATGAACTTaatgtacttaaaaaaagaaaaagtagaaatttaCAGATGTATAGTATAGTACTAAGtatacatataattataatataattatatattataaattacagaatCTCTTCAACAAAAGAGAAGAGAATTAATTTCCTATGCATATCCATATGCCTTATCTAGTTGTGCATCTTAATTAGACTCtgtaaagttatatttataaataatatatattaaaatattaatattatataaaaatataaactaacTATACAGctactatatattatatgtattcAGTATTCTAATTTATATACTAATATACATTGTAATGAttgtaaacaacttatttaaattgatttataatGTACTTAGATTAGGTAGTTGCaccaaaaaatttaaattaatcctATACCAACAAATGTGTAACAGAATGAAAGATGATGAAAAATGCTTTCCAACAACACCACATTTATTATGCTAGCATTATTGGTTCAAAAGTTTGGTAATGTACCATTTGGCGGGCGGGGTCGCCATTTTGGAATAGGTACAACAACAAACCAGATTggctgtatttattttatttgtgctGGTTTCTAAAAACACCTGGCTAACGTGTTGTTACCAACTCTCTAGTCttgttatgttattattattataatttgtttaGTTTGGTATTAGGTAAATAAGAAGGATGCAGAGCAACTGACTGCCACGCTTGAACTGGTGTTGAACAGACACTCGCTGGACATAACGAGTGgattttattgtgttttaaaaaaaacaaagtagtgtaacatttaatagaaaGTAGTGTACGGTTATAGGAAGGGATAGGGAAAACTGTAGTGTCCATACAATAATTAACAACAATTTGATCAAATAGTACACTACtttctattaaatgttacactactttgttttttttaaaacacaataaaatcCACTCGTTATGTCCAGCGAGTGTCTGTTCAACACCAGTTCAAGCGTGGCAGTCAGTTacgttttataataaaattttaaaaagaacaactaggagattgttttattattatatataatataaacacacaaacacttgCTGAATTTTGAAAATAGATTTAATTGACAAtttgaaaaacaataaaaaaatatacaaaaacataataaaataatacatgCACCTAATACCAAACtaaacaaattataataataataacataacaaGACTAGAGAGTTGGTAACAACACGTTAGCCAGGTGTTTTTAGAAACCagcacaaataaaataaatacagccAATCTGGTTTGTTGTTGTACCTATTCCAAAATGGCGACCCCGCCCGCCAAATGGTACATTACCAAAAGTTATTGTGATTTTAAGTTTGTCCGAGGCGTCCTGACATCCTATggactttatatatatagagaataaaaaaaaaagtgaagcaaattttgtttaaatgtgaatatttaaaaaactattgtgaatacatatacaaaagtatatatcaaattgtacagttttaaaggaggaattttaatttatatgtggcaaatcaaaatgaaattaaaaatttaaaatatcattagtaaattacgaaaaaaatacaatttttttctaattttcttaaatagtctataaaaagaaaaatgctccTGGTTGTTAAGTTTTCAACACAATAAGCTtctaaattgatctagatctatctagttataaaacaaTAGTGTAGATTAGAAAAAGAATCTTTAGatttaagatttagatctatttaagtatatttatttgaaagaatattttagATACCTAGATTTACAGATTTTAGCTTCGACATCGACTGACCAAAAGAACTCCCAAGAATAcagatatttattatattttatgttaataagCAATGATATAGGTATAAAGAGGTGATTCATtcaattttacatgttttagtgtacactaattttatttttctgatgTAAAAAACGGATATTAATGAGAAAAGGTCATCCCGACCTTAGTGAAATTCTAGTACCTGAAAAAAGTGtgctaagttttaaaatatcgtTGACTCGTTTAATCATAATAAActtggtatcattggaaagctgAATGAATTTTCTAAGTGTATGGTTTAAAACTAAAGATGTTCGgagacctatttttttttccttgttatttgaaaatttcaaatttttcagattaaaatattttggacatagtaagagaaaaaaaaaatttttttcccaCTAGCTGTTAGAGGAACCTCTTATCTTTAGAATAAACTCaagaaaatgttataaaaacaCTCAGTTATAAAGCAATGTCTTTTCTTAGGACATGCTTAATTTCAGTTTTGTAAAACCTGAACAGGAAATTGTTTTGatgtcaaatgtgtttttagatCCAATATGGCCGCCTGTGAGAGTACCTAACTTAGATTATAATAGATATCTAAATACACTCATAATAAACTCTACTAGCACTAGTAGTAGCTCTAGCACAACTTAAAGAGAAGATTATAATTCTGTATCAATTTTTTAAGatgtaatacaaaaataaaatttactattacataaaaaaaaaaaaaaacaaaattgaaaatatGTCACCTGCAAAATTGTACAAGTGCACCatcagaaaatctttttttttaattgttctgaCCAGCACTGCAACATTGGCTCATATATAAGAAATAGCCATGATCAGTTAAAGTTGCAAgtgaaatataatatatattattttttgtttgaaagggAGGTTGCTTTCTTTGCAAAGTTGTTATTATTTCATATCTTGTGTTTTTTGCACGCAGGTAATTTTGTaagatctaaatgtttttaaatgaaagCTAACTCttgaaaagttttaattttttagaatGATGGGTTACAAAAATGAGTCATCTGAGGAAACCAATGCacaaatatgtttgtaaaatttatataatttattataaatcaCAACTCTAAAGGAAATCCATTTTGATAAATATGTACAAAATTGttccattaaatatatttaaatttaagataaaaaccaaattcaaaagcttttttatattaatttcagtAAAAATAAGCCAACACTGTAATAATAAAGACACCCCCTATAGAAATATTGCAATTCTTCATTtgtatacaaaataaacaacactTAATTTTACTATCAACACACAATTTAGTTTTTGACAAATGCAAAAGTGGAACAGATTGTCTTTTTGGAGAAAATTTATTTCAGTCTACTTCACTGGCTGATATCGAAATGCTCAATGATAGCCAATAGCTGATTTGCATCAATTTGAGGTTGAGGTTAttcatttagattctagattctgtTTCCAAAGATATTGCCAGTTAATTTTATTAGCTTTTAAACTTATCCGCTACCCTCCCTGGCCAACACCAAAAAGTTAGTCCTTCGTACACATTCCAAGTTAGTCCTTCATACACATTCCCGTTTCTTTCTACAtttatctttgtattttgttgtctaaataaaaagaaatatatattatatatcattttggtttttattaattgtaatagtTTATATATTTAACCCTTTTTGAATGTAGCAAAATAAGATTAGACCTTGTTTTATCTTTTCTATGCTATTAGCATTTAGTTCTTAGTGAGAACCTcagaggtaaaaggaacctgtgtatgAAATTTTATGTCAATACATGTACAACAGTGAATGTGTCAGTCAgggatattttacaaatatgttATAGATGATAAATAATTACACTATGTAATGAAATAGttctgtaaatatatattttttcaatacaagtattaaatgtaggcctaaagttattaatattattacaactaaatttgtaaataaatttacCTTTATCTAGACTAGACACTTGTGTTGCTGCAATTGCATATCTAAAAATAGACATAGGTCTGGACTTAAATCATCGCGTCTCTTGTTATAGTATCTAGTATAGCTTTAACACTCAAATGATGTAATCAAAATATTTCTGCTCCTCATTCCTTTTGTTCTAGAGTAGCATAGTTTCATGTGAACCCACTTGCgcataatttaaaatgaatgatttattatatcatctctatttatattttaaggaATAGCACTTACTTTTATATGTTGATGATATCTAGACTGGCCAAACCCGTgccattgttaaaaaaaaaattaatataatgtaCTATTTGTAACTATGTAATGCACTCGATCATTAgagtgaatatatatatatatatataaataataatatattttagaaCTTGTTAATTACAGTCATATTGCTTTTTTAGTTTTGAATGAAATgcacatttaaataaataaatagatttatttttggcATAAAATTTTAATTGGCCAAGtgctttgcatttttttttagacattttattttctgttctaacatattttattgtaattgtCAGGGAGACACCTATTCTAATAGACAATTTTCTCAACCATCGGGTCCTGCTCACTACCAGAATTTTGAGAGTCGTCATGATCGTTCAGCCGCAGACCCACAAAAAGGAAGATATGATGGCCCTTTTGGTGAAAGAATAGGGGAAAGAAGCTATAAAGAATCTGTCATGACAAGAGAATATTCACAGTCCAGAGAGCATGATGAAAAGATAGACAAGCCCCCCCATGATAAATCTGGAGAAGACAGAAACAACCCTGACAAGTATTCTGATATTTATGAACTTCTAAAAGATGAAAAgctgaaaaatgttttatttgctgGGATTTCAAAGGCTACTGCAAAACTTGAACAGTCTCTACAAATGAAAAGTAATGAAAACATTACTTTTCTGGAAAGTTCTCAAAGCTCAGCCTCCCAGCTGTTTCCTTCTGCCTCTGGTGGTAACAAGCCTAGATCAATTCTGAAACGCAAAGAAGATGATGCAGGTAGCACAgatattttttcaaaaacaagTGTTCTTGAAAAAACATTGCAGTTGCTACAGAACAAATCTGCTCCTGTCGATCCAGTACCTGTTGCCAATACAAGCTCAAACTCCAGTAAAAATGCTCTTAGCCAGTTATCTTCTTATGCTGACCCTGATGAAGacaattatctttacagtaagGATGATTCTATTAAGGAAACTCAGTCTAAAGAATCCAATAGTAGGCAACCTTTTTGGTCAGTGAATGCTATTTCCTCTGCTTCCGAGCCTTTGAAAGAGGGAGATACATTTGATATTAAAGATAAACTTTATGAGCAGTGGAGGCAATCCATTCATAGAGGAGATGAGAGTCAGAAAACATTGAAGAAAGACAAACTGGCCAATGTGGATccatttttcaaaaagaaaatatcagaCAAACTTGAGTCTACTTTCTCACAAGCACCAGCTGAACCAtcaaaaaaagaaagtgaagaTCTAGATACAACTGTGCAAAATATTTTGCAGTCTATTGGGTTCAATTTTGACCTATCAAAGCGCATGCAGGAACTTGCACggcagaaaaaacaacaagatgAGGTTCAGGTAGGGATTGTTGATCAGTCAGCTTCCTTTTTAGGTACACATATGTTTGATGCTGAGTTAAAAGACACCTTGGTTAGGCCCAATAAAAGGGAAGCAAGCCTGGAAGCCCTTATTAAAGAGGCTAGGGCGAGTAGTCAAAGAGGTAGAGATTATGAAGCAAATAAATATCCTGAGAACAGGTATAGATCCACTTCTCCTGAGAAAGACTCACTTCATGACGATAGATatgagaaatataaaaaatgggACCACAGAAGTCCTGGAATAACAGACGATAGGGGTGGCTCAGGCTTTAAAGAAgatgaaagaaatgttatagcTTCTCAAAGAAGAGAATTAAGACCTGCCTCGTATTCTATTGATAGGGATCTGAAATCCCCACCAAGATCAAGCTCTTATTCTAGGGACCAGGATTTGAAATCTCCACCTAGAACAAACTCTTATACCAGAGACAGAGATTTGAAATCTTCACCAAGATCTAGCTCATATACCAGAGACAGAGATTTGAATTCTTCACCAATATCAAGCTCATATACCAGAGATAGGGATTTGAAATCTTCACCAAGATCAAGCTCATATACCAGAGATAGGGATTTGAAATCTCCACCAAGGTCAAATTCGTATACCAGAGATAGGGATTTGATATCCCCTCCGAGGGGTAGATATGTTGTTGGTCATTCTGGTGAGGAGAAATATTTAGAGAGGTTCAAAGATGATCCAAAGGATGAATATTATTATCCAGATGAAGGTGACTTTAACAAATCACCTGTTGTGCCATTGTTAACAACGTTCAGCAGTCGAAAGAATGAAGACCTCAGCAGTGGTTTACTGACAAAATTAACAACTAGAAGTGCTCATGTTGAAAATCTGCGTGTTTTATCCCGCACTAATGAAGATGCAGATGAGCCATTTATGGGAAGCAGGAGAATAATACTGCCTGCCAAGCAAGAGAAGAGGCCATACTCTAGATCTcctagtttaaaaaatgaatcacCAGAGGCTAAACGTAGAAGGTCTTTGTCACCAATTTCCAAAGACAGAAAGGCTTATGATTATAAAGACCAATCAAAAAATGATAGTAGGTTAAGGGATCAGAAGAGCTCATTAACTCCACAAAGCCCACTTCATTATCCAAATATTTCAAGGCCAAAAAGTAGATCTCCAGAATTCAGAGCATCTCCGCTTAGATCCCATTCTCCAGAGCGCAAGTCAGGCCCTTACTATAGGTCTCCTGGTCGAGAGAAGTCTCCGAAATTTGTTAGCAATCGTTCCTATCCAACAAATAAAATAGAGGACAAATATTCAGATAGATCAAAGTCACCTTTGAATTATTCAAATGAGAATGACAAGTCAAGAAATGGTAATTACagtaaaaaaatggaaacacaGAAATCTTATTCTCCAGATTACCGTAGATCATCTGGACGGCGCAGGTCGAGATCACCTTATAAACATACAAACAGGTCTCCTATTAGGCACAGATCAAGATCTACTGAAAGGCGTCGACGTGTGTCCCCTGAAAGATATCAGTCACCTTTAAAAAGTTATAGAAGATCTCCGTACCGAAAAAAGTCGCCATTAAGAAAGAGGACCTCAGATGAGAGAAAACCACTTGAAAAAGATGAGAAACCCAGCGGGAATAGAATTGAAAACACTTCTAAAAAATTACCGGTCTCTTCCAAAACACAAAAATCATTCGAACAGAATGTGAAAGAGGAAAAAGTGGATGTATCTAAACTGGgtccagaagaaagaaaagccTACCTTCAGAAGATGCTGATAGAGAAAGGTCAAAATGTCGATCTTGTGAAACAAACTATGCTCGCAGCTCTTGAAAAGTTTCCATATTTTACACAAGATGGCAGGAAAGAAATGTTAACACAGgtgtgttttaaaattattatttgttttagtttgctgtttaaattaatgtttgctGTTTAAATTAATGAATACAATTTGcagttttaataaaaataaagattctcatattttattttcatctaaCCATCCATTTTTTTCAGTTGAGTCAATCAACCCCAGAAGAAAGGCAAAAGCTTTTAAACGATTTATCTCTAAGGCAGCTGAGAATAAGTTCCTTAAAAGTTGACTTAACACAATTAAGGAGGGAACAAAATGAACTTTTAAGAAAAAGCCGTCGAACTGGCTCGGCGGGTAAAGAAccagaacttttaaaaaatgaagaaagCCAGGCTgtaattgaaaaagaaattcagCGACTCAGCATACCAAACTTAAATATTCCTCTGACTATTCCAGTCATTATACCGCCATCTCCGCCTCCGTTAAATCTAAAGAAAAATCTTGATAAGGCCAAAGccacaattaaagcaaaacAAGCTAAAGCAAAAGCTGAATCAACAAAAAATACCAGCGTGGCCAATGCTGCCACATCAGCGCAGAAAAAGTCTCAGACCCCAGTGACAAAATCTACACCCCAGAAAACTGTTTCAACAGATGCAGTTAACCAGAAGCAGGAAACTGTCAACACAAAAGAAGTTGAGCAAAaggtaaattataaaaattgtatcTGATTCTTACACAGTTGTTTGACACTAAGATAtgttaaaatgttgttttagtAACATTtcctttaaatgtattttagcCTCCTGATTCTTCAAGTCAACAGAAAACATATTTTGAATATTGTGACAGCGGAAATTATTGGTGCATTCATTGTAATGCATCAGCCAATAATTTGGATCAGCTTTTTCAACACTTTCATGGGAAAAAGCATAAAGCTGtaagaatttatttatatatcactTCATATACTTAAGGTTTACATAGGCTATATACCTataattattgataaaattataatattaataatataatggaataattattgattttattgaataaaatgtCTTGCAGATAGGCCAAGATAAGTCTAGTGAAAAAGTTAATTCATCAGAATGTATTCACATAACTATTAGAATTGGAAAACTTGAAGTAAAAGAGATGTGACTTATTTCACAGCTCAGTAGTTCAAAACTAGCAGccaacataacatttttttttaacaaacttatTTATAATGACTGCATATGGGTCATGTGGCACGGCATGACTATGATGACTATGTGCTCTCAACTGTTGTTTAGATGATATTGGGTTCAAGCCTTTCCTGCTGCCCCCTACCCAATTCCTGCAGGAAGTTTTagttaggatgtaataatcttcagcTTTGATTTTGAAGtgacattcgaaacatgtaaaactatTGTCAAACAAAGCAAAAGGATTTCTATGGAACATTTAATACTGACTGTAAATGTCCATACTGTTTGATTTTAACTTAGGACAGATCTGGGTTAGTAATTCAGCCAGTAATTCTTACTGCAATTGGCAATTGCATATATAACATTTAGGACTAAAGCAGCTAGACCTATTTGCTAAACATTCATTAGCTGACAGTTTAGTTTCTTATTCTACATTAGAAATGACAATGCCAAATTTATACTAgacattattttttatactttaggtggttgaaaaagctaaaaagccaTGGAAGGCAGCCAAGAAACCTGACCAAACAATACGTAGAGTTGGTGTGGCCAGGAGTAGACGAGTCAAAGGTAGACTCtctatttaaataacttttttcatCTCTCTTTTTTAACCATGCAAAGAATTTCTTTAGTTTtagtgttttaaattttatcctaattgatgactttttttttaaccttatcACTTATTAGTTAATGGTCATTCTAATGTTCTCCTGACCTTTGGCCATCAAAACAGGAGAAATTTCCATCATGCACCTCATGATGAGGCCAATTGTTATAGAAGGCTTGAACGTTGACCTGTGATGTTTCAAAATGTggacagtttagaccaatagcttgttgccacgtcacaggtctgatgTCAAAAGTGGCTAACAAATTGAGCTGAGACTTAACCAAACAATTTTATCTTGTAGtttaattcagaaaaaaaatttttgtcttTGAAAAATGACTTCAATTTTATTATGACAATACTTAAATTCAAGACAATTTACTTCATTCTAGACTTCTTAAAACATGAAGGTTATATTGTATGCCTATTTGATAGTAGTGGtgtagcattctggtaagagaATGGTAAGAGACAACTGTAACAGCTGTGAGAAACCTATACCACCAAGATTAGATACTCATGGCATACCTATCTTTCTGCATTCTCCAGAAATATCCCACAAAAATACCAAAAGTTCAAACGGCAATATTTTGTTCTGCAAAGTCagaattctttaaaaagaaatattttattggccttatcttcattatctgtttttataatgcatactaaaaaaaaaattgaatatttgtGTTCATCTCTGTTTGGGCCTGTTTTGTTTCTCAGATAAGGCTTAAGTACCTGCATTCATTTCATTGATAATCACGGCCAAAGGCTCTGCTTCTTATAGTGCTTGTAGCACACCAATTTCtactaaaataatacaatatcaaaCTAAAATTCATTCTTTCTGGAAAATATTGTCTCAATATCAAGTTATTTTTTGtgatctagattatattatcaatatatagatctagatcttgtagcTTTGTAAGTAAACTAAGTCATTAAGTACGCTGTTGCCATTTTTGTAATTATAAAATGTAATGGAAAATATTGCATTTTTAGCCACATTGTAACTTTTCTTCCTAGTTTTCAATCTAGTATAGATAAATACCAAGTGCTATGATAAAATAGTATATACACAACTCAGATATAGTTGAATAATTATtgtgtcaacaaaaaaaaagaagtttgtatttgtgtgtggAGACCTAGAAATTGAAGCCTACTGAGTCATGATTAGATCTGATCACCAGACCTACCTACCCTTAATCAAAATGCATATTATTTACacaaaaatctctttaaaaaagatgGCCGCCAGTATACAAATATGAAGTTAGCCAGTCACATTAAGCATTGGGTATCCTTTTACCCCTCTCTTAGAAAGCTTATGAGTGGTAAGGGAGGTGTAAGAGGGGGACAAAGAAGGTGCGGAAAAGACATTGAGCCTTGATTTAGATGTTGATTGGCTAATTAGCCTTCTAGATGAAATCTAATGTTAGCTATTTAGGCTGTCTAGAGGGGTGTCACCAAACAATGTCTTACATTTTGagctgcagaaatgcattctccttgCACCTACAACCTTATATTTCATcatattaaatgaaaataaactcaaaaaagtttgaaacgTTGGAGGCATTTCTAATGTTTAGCAAGATGTCTTGCATGTGGGCCTGTTTTAGttttgaaagaaattttacaGAATTTTAAATAATCCCGTTTATGTTTTTAagctataaaatatagtaacattgaaaagaagagaaagtgttAGTGAGAAAAGGAGAGGGGATAAAAGAGAACTTTCTTAATAAGAAGATTGAAGAGAGATTGAACTAAATCTATAAAATAAGCaggacactaaattgaaaaGTTACTTATGACATATCTCGAGCTAATGCCAAGAAACAAAATTTCTGTTACTTTTTTCCATATTGATATTATTTTGTGCTACAAGgggaagagtttagaaatttgATTTTGCAGTGTCAATAAGTGCACAAAAATTATATCCCTTTTGAAATACAGAGTTTATTGCCTAGACCTTCtctattctgtacaccagatgcaCCAAATAGCTGACTATTTCAACGTATCTGCCATAGATGGAAATCTGTAATAAGAGATTCTGATTTGATCTATTTCCTCATAATGTCAATGGTACCAACAGATGTACACaagttttatgaaaaaaaaaacatttttacaaaaagaatCTTAATTTTAGTGACAAACATATGTTTTGAGcatctttattttatatattatgtacTGCATAactcatgaaataataataacagtttAGTTAATaacagttagtttttttttgttttgctaatATTAGTCAAGTAAGCTTTTCATAATCATTTCttaataatttctttaaaattttgaaatggCTTCTCTAGGAAATCACTTACATATCTCTAATCTAATGAAatatgaaaaggcaaaatatttaaaaataaaagaaatagatttgtttaattctttcttttttttttttttttttaaatattgtcacTGAATTAAAGCTATATGTTATGTAGgatgtaaacatttgtttaaataaataattaataaataattctataattttttttcatttgctaGGGGCAGAGCTAATGTTCCCTATTAGTGGTTTCTACTGTACCATTTGTGAAACATTTTGTGGAGATTTTACTGACTCTAATGATCATCTCAAAACTGATAACCACTACAATAAATATCAGGTGACCTGCAATGTTTTTAGTATAGTAGTCACTTTCAAATGTTTCTGATTACCACTAGTCAATACAATAAATAGGTGACCTACATGATTGTAAAGTATAGTAGTCACCTTCAAATGTTTGTCTCTCATATTAACCAACCCATTTTTGTTTTGACCAACCACAGCTTTAATTTGACTTCTCATATTGCCTTTTTGTTTCTCTACAGGAATATATCGCTAAAAATCCTATGTACGAAAAGTCACTGCTTTTATCCAAGGCTGCTCACGGAGGTAAAACGTCTGGTCAAGGCGCCAGGGCCAAAAAGAAGAACTTGCGGGTGACTGGTATTAAAGACTCAGAGTCTGAGGAGGAAACACCCTCAATGGATAACACTGAAATAGTGGACATGGAACTAGATGAAGATTGCTTAGATCAAAGTCAGCCAAAAGTTCCTAAATTTACAAGTAAACAGTTACCAACCTGGACATCATTGCCAAAATCTCAAACTGTGGCCATGAAGGAAACAAAGGAAGATAAAAATCGGTCTCTGGACAAGTTTTTGAGTATTGAACCACCAAGCAGCCTGGCCAAGAAAAGTCAGTTGCCTGTAATTACAAAAGATGCAATGGATCTGTCCTCTATTCCCATACCTGAAGGGCCATGCCTCCCTTCATTGTCAGAAACATCTAAAGACAAAGCTAAGAGTGAAAAAGCTGACAAACACAAAAAAGAGATTATTGAGAAAGATGATTCTTTAGCTGCCTCTTTTGCTGAGCTCAGTGGTATTCCTCTGCCCAAAGAGATTCCATTACCAGAGGAGCCTGCAGAGCCAGAGGGTAAAAAAGCTCCAAGCTTAGATACATTGCTTGCTAGGCTTAGCAAAAACAAATCCACTAAAAATAAACCCAAACAGAGTTCTGCTGCAGCAGCTACAACTTCAGAATTAGAGCAAAGAATTCAACTAGAAATCAAGGCCAAATTGGCCAAAGAAAAGCAGAAGCTACTCATGCAAAAGCACAgagaggaagaaaaagaaagaaaatcagAAGAACAGACT
It encodes:
- the LOC106055378 gene encoding uncharacterized protein LOC106055378 isoform X1, encoding MNYRGGGRSRYSEDHAHDDRSRYGSSQRQNDGRSNQRNLPYNNYPPEANSYNSGYTPNEFYSSRFSTTGVPPSLQNPGVPSFTHISSAVQQDHISDRSSSYVGDTYSNRQFSQPSGPAHYQNFESRHDRSAADPQKGRYDGPFGERIGERSYKESVMTREYSQSREHDEKIDKPPHDKSGEDRNNPDKYSDIYELLKDEKLKNVLFAGISKATAKLEQSLQMKSNENITFLESSQSSASQLFPSASGGNKPRSILKRKEDDAGSTDIFSKTSVLEKTLQLLQNKSAPVDPVPVANTSSNSSKNALSQLSSYADPDEDNYLYSKDDSIKETQSKESNSRQPFWSVNAISSASEPLKEGDTFDIKDKLYEQWRQSIHRGDESQKTLKKDKLANVDPFFKKKISDKLESTFSQAPAEPSKKESEDLDTTVQNILQSIGFNFDLSKRMQELARQKKQQDEVQVGIVDQSASFLGTHMFDAELKDTLVRPNKREASLEALIKEARASSQRGRDYEANKYPENRYRSTSPEKDSLHDDRYEKYKKWDHRSPGITDDRGGSGFKEDERNVIASQRRELRPASYSIDRDLKSPPRSSSYSRDQDLKSPPRTNSYTRDRDLKSSPRSSSYTRDRDLNSSPISSSYTRDRDLKSSPRSSSYTRDRDLKSPPRSNSYTRDRDLISPPRGRYVVGHSGEEKYLERFKDDPKDEYYYPDEGDFNKSPVVPLLTTFSSRKNEDLSSGLLTKLTTRSAHVENLRVLSRTNEDADEPFMGSRRIILPAKQEKRPYSRSPSLKNESPEAKRRRSLSPISKDRKAYDYKDQSKNDSRLRDQKSSLTPQSPLHYPNISRPKSRSPEFRASPLRSHSPERKSGPYYRSPGREKSPKFVSNRSYPTNKIEDKYSDRSKSPLNYSNENDKSRNGNYSKKMETQKSYSPDYRRSSGRRRSRSPYKHTNRSPIRHRSRSTERRRRVSPERYQSPLKSYRRSPYRKKSPLRKRTSDERKPLEKDEKPSGNRIENTSKKLPVSSKTQKSFEQNVKEEKVDVSKLGPEERKAYLQKMLIEKGQNVDLVKQTMLAALEKFPYFTQDGRKEMLTQLSQSTPEERQKLLNDLSLRQLRISSLKVDLTQLRREQNELLRKSRRTGSAGKEPELLKNEESQAVIEKEIQRLSIPNLNIPLTIPVIIPPSPPPLNLKKNLDKAKATIKAKQAKAKAESTKNTSVANAATSAQKKSQTPVTKSTPQKTVSTDAVNQKQETVNTKEVEQKPPDSSSQQKTYFEYCDSGNYWCIHCNASANNLDQLFQHFHGKKHKAVVEKAKKPWKAAKKPDQTIRRVGVARSRRVKGAELMFPISGFYCTICETFCGDFTDSNDHLKTDNHYNKYQEYIAKNPMYEKSLLLSKAAHGGKTSGQGARAKKKNLRVTGIKDSESEEETPSMDNTEIVDMELDEDCLDQSQPKVPKFTSKQLPTWTSLPKSQTVAMKETKEDKNRSLDKFLSIEPPSSLAKKSQLPVITKDAMDLSSIPIPEGPCLPSLSETSKDKAKSEKADKHKKEIIEKDDSLAASFAELSGIPLPKEIPLPEEPAEPEGKKAPSLDTLLARLSKNKSTKNKPKQSSAAAATTSELEQRIQLEIKAKLAKEKQKLLMQKHREEEKERKSEEQTIRKRFLSDSDSSAEDSDTEMMENTEMKENTEMKENTSANVSFQKNIWAEDILVDNFCQPNIGGHKMGSVGNAHNNRRQFSSQPQISERTQEQTKIPGSKQDENKDFKGKQNEKTGIVSNQEKAHLTDEVGEKKEISGNGDENQVNEITGSGQEKDNSTEATADGQEKDSSIETTADGQEKDNSTEVTSDGQEKDEVVNVQEKGHLIETTCDSVVKDQFTEITYGQDEDGQGKDHLPEVTCSGQDDELTEITYGQDKEEDQLTEITDGQDKEENQLTEITDGQDKEEDQLTEITYGQDKEEDQLTEITDGQDKEEDQLTESIDGQDKEEDQLTEITDGQDKEEDQLTEITDGQDKEEDQLTESIDGQDKGEDQLTEITDGQDKEEDQLTEITDGQDKEEHQLTESIDGQDKEEDQLTEITDGQDKEEDQLTEITDGQDKEEDQLTEITDGQDKEEDQLTESIDGQDKEEDQLTEITDGQDKEEDQLTEIIDGQDKEDQLTSDGQDKDQFIEISDDDEEKNKLTGLVCDGLKNQDVITEVMDDGQEKHHLTKLFDISEDQPTGSCVEDLHKQEPLTEVVDSQETDSHIGIVGSTGIQEKPFQFMETNEDDKVKPDQLAEVKSNAKETEHLSASISDGQEEVMSFEGTNVGEEKQDHSSEISGADQCRKDQLMNVTNRSQDTHVLMTDTDDHDKLVQISESFDLNQTREGCIAVYADEDVDKKDELLEVSSDLLVREDVQPEMFISTEQPSTHYTMDFNLSVQSSTSSSPPELELKSSADYEVMPNQEFLPPAVEMNLLESVDQEDNISHQLILDQSLIVLPNISDDSDLILQQLRNDDSDLILQQQRNDDSDLILQQLRNDDSDLILQQQRNEDEKMELGVDAALLFVKDISTGHIAGMDIVSWDVTPADGQVHSGQGKDPPMSGVVSEVEPAEPDIVTVDQDEEQDLDTVNSPTEGLNLDLDDDTMDYDLVDILTDKDNGTDLG